In a genomic window of Flavobacteriales bacterium:
- a CDS encoding NTP transferase domain-containing protein, whose translation MKPTLLILAAGMGSRYGGLKQIDPLGPNGETIIEYSIYDAIQAGFGKVVFVIRESFADDFKARFTGKFEDKIEIAYAYQDVNTPVEGVTDLPHREKPWGTMHAVLVAKDVVNEPFAVINADDFYGADGFHQVADFLKNKCTEDTYTMVGYVLRNTLSDHGQVSRGVCVADSGNNLSQVDERTKIHWEGEKVVYHDADGAHEVDPDSVVSMNFWGFHPNIFEVSRHMFIDFVKENRDNPKAEFFIPLVADNLIKAGDAKFPILTSNDRWYGVTYQEDRPMVVNAFQKLVDEGKYPSPLW comes from the coding sequence ATGAAACCGACACTTCTAATACTTGCAGCAGGAATGGGCAGCCGTTACGGTGGTCTCAAGCAGATCGATCCGCTTGGCCCGAACGGAGAAACCATCATCGAATACTCGATCTACGATGCCATTCAGGCAGGTTTTGGCAAAGTGGTTTTCGTTATCCGCGAGAGTTTTGCGGATGATTTCAAAGCGCGTTTCACAGGGAAGTTCGAGGATAAAATTGAGATCGCGTACGCGTATCAGGATGTGAACACACCTGTTGAAGGTGTAACCGATCTTCCGCATCGCGAGAAACCTTGGGGAACCATGCATGCCGTGTTGGTTGCCAAGGATGTGGTGAACGAGCCTTTCGCGGTTATCAATGCAGATGATTTTTACGGTGCGGATGGCTTCCATCAGGTGGCCGATTTCTTGAAGAATAAGTGCACCGAAGACACGTACACCATGGTCGGTTACGTGCTTCGCAACACGTTGAGCGATCACGGACAGGTAAGTCGTGGTGTTTGTGTAGCTGACAGCGGAAATAACTTGTCGCAAGTTGACGAGCGTACCAAGATCCATTGGGAAGGTGAAAAAGTGGTTTACCACGATGCAGATGGCGCACATGAAGTGGATCCTGACAGCGTTGTTTCCATGAATTTCTGGGGTTTCCACCCGAACATTTTTGAAGTGAGCCGACACATGTTCATCGACTTCGTGAAGGAGAACCGCGATAATCCGAAAGCGGAATTCTTCATTCCGTTGGTGGCCGATAACCTCATCAAAGCGGGCGATGCCAAATTCCCGATTCTGACCAGCAACGACCGTTGGTATGGCGTAACGTATCAGGAAGACCGTCCGATGGTGGTGAACGCCTTCCAAAAACTCGTTGACGAAGGAAAATATCCGAGCCCGCTGTGGTAG
- a CDS encoding T9SS type A sorting domain-containing protein yields MENATDITINALPTVVANATSQTVCAGEQITLSGSGADSYTWNNNVTDGVAFAPTQSGYFTVVGVNNTTLCSNMDSVMVTVNDLPDTSVVQNGNQLAAVLAGATYQWVDCDDNFSPIANATDQTFVPSTTGNYALVVTQNACSDTSSCYNVMTVGIEDATAKEIVLLLYPNPSNGEFRMISNVESPMEVNVFNMMGQTIYTSSNVKNNSVIDLQGVENGLYSIRFHNDELNVLRQVIVAR; encoded by the coding sequence ATGGAAAACGCAACGGATATCACCATCAACGCATTACCAACAGTTGTTGCAAATGCTACTTCGCAAACGGTTTGTGCAGGAGAGCAGATCACACTTTCAGGAAGCGGTGCTGACAGCTACACGTGGAACAATAATGTGACAGACGGTGTCGCTTTCGCACCAACACAATCGGGCTACTTTACTGTTGTTGGAGTGAACAACACCACGCTTTGCTCGAACATGGATTCGGTGATGGTAACGGTGAATGACCTTCCAGACACATCTGTTGTTCAGAATGGAAACCAATTGGCCGCGGTTCTTGCAGGTGCAACGTATCAGTGGGTTGATTGCGATGACAATTTCTCGCCTATCGCCAATGCAACGGATCAGACATTCGTTCCTTCAACTACTGGAAACTATGCATTAGTAGTGACGCAGAACGCCTGTTCCGACACATCATCTTGCTACAATGTGATGACCGTTGGAATTGAGGACGCAACGGCAAAAGAAATCGTGCTTCTACTCTACCCTAACCCAAGCAACGGTGAGTTCAGAATGATCTCGAATGTGGAAAGTCCGATGGAAGTGAACGTGTTCAACATGATGGGACAAACGATCTACACCAGTTCAAATGTGAAGAACAATAGTGTGATCGACCTTCAAGGAGTTGAGAACGGATTGTATTCTATCCGTTTCCACAATGACGAATTGAATGTGCTAAGACAGGTGATCGTAGCGAGGTAG
- a CDS encoding WYL domain-containing protein yields the protein MPANKYALLRYRIIDDCLTNKGRKFPTKEDLQYACEQALYGSSGERVSISTIEKDMWAMKNESELGYYAPIAYSKLEKGYYYEDPNYTIKEISLSDEDKEAIRFAATTLFQFKDLSIFDQFGAAIQKIFDRLNISPEMQDEAIERFVQFENTPVAKGTEHLPLLLQAIKETREVRFRYLSFLDESETERVLHPYLLKEYRNRWYVIGKDAEAGKVKTFGLDRISDLSIRENYFTVDKNFDPETLFKYSFGITAGGKPEKVVLKFAPQEGRYVKAQPLHPTQKIIKENADGLTVQLKVIPSYELKATIRSFGDNVEVLEPNHLLD from the coding sequence ATGCCAGCCAACAAATACGCCCTACTCCGCTACCGCATTATTGACGATTGCCTGACCAACAAAGGCCGTAAGTTTCCGACCAAGGAAGATTTGCAATACGCTTGTGAACAGGCGCTTTATGGCAGTTCGGGCGAGCGCGTTTCCATCAGTACCATTGAGAAGGATATGTGGGCGATGAAGAACGAGAGCGAACTCGGCTACTACGCGCCCATTGCGTATTCAAAACTTGAGAAAGGCTACTACTACGAAGACCCGAATTACACCATCAAAGAAATCAGTCTGAGCGATGAGGACAAGGAGGCCATCCGCTTTGCGGCCACTACCCTTTTCCAGTTCAAAGACCTATCGATTTTCGATCAGTTCGGGGCGGCCATTCAGAAGATATTCGACCGACTGAACATTTCGCCAGAAATGCAAGACGAAGCAATTGAACGCTTCGTGCAGTTTGAGAACACGCCTGTTGCCAAGGGAACGGAACATCTGCCGCTGTTGCTACAAGCCATCAAAGAAACCCGCGAGGTGCGATTCCGCTATCTTTCATTCTTGGATGAAAGCGAAACCGAGCGCGTGCTGCATCCTTATCTTTTGAAGGAATACCGCAACCGTTGGTACGTGATAGGAAAAGATGCCGAAGCTGGAAAAGTGAAAACATTTGGCCTTGACCGCATCTCCGACCTGTCCATTCGCGAGAACTACTTTACAGTTGATAAGAACTTTGACCCTGAAACGCTTTTCAAGTACAGTTTCGGCATTACAGCAGGCGGTAAACCTGAGAAGGTTGTTTTGAAGTTTGCACCACAGGAAGGCCGTTATGTGAAGGCGCAACCGCTTCATCCAACGCAGAAGATCATCAAGGAAAATGCTGATGGCTTGACCGTTCAACTGAAGGTGATTCCAAGCTATGAGTTGAAGGCGACCATTCGTTCGTTTGGGGATAATGTGGAAGTGCTGGAACCGAACCATCTACTCGACTGA
- a CDS encoding Na+:solute symporter, which yields MQLTLLDQAIIAAFFIVSLIIGIVVSRKAGSSSAEFFLSGRNMPWWLLGISMVATTFSADTPNLVTDIVRKNGVSGNWVWWAFLLTGMLTVFVYSKLWRRSGVLTDLEFYEIRYGGKSAAFLRGFRALYLGVFFNVMIMATVCLAAIKIGGVMLGLSPEQTLLIASVVTVLYSSMGGLRGVLITDFFQFILAMVGTVWAANVMLDLPQVNGLENLLAHQEVASLTNFLPDFSDTEALIPLLIIPLAVQWWSVWYPGAEPGGGGYIAQRMLAAKDEQNAMGATLLFNIAHYALRPWPWIIIALCSVIVFPDLKSISNAFPNVDIGIINDDIAYPAMLTLLPTGLLGLVIASIIAAFMSTISTHLNWGSSYVVNDFYQRFVKPDASEKELVMVGRITTVLLMAFAALFALVLNNALQAFEILLQVGAGTGLIFILRWFWWRINAWTEISGMVISFLVAIFFHIINPKFELIEIAAHWNLVIGVAITTIGWLAVTFLTQSETEETLKGFCAKVNPTIGWKNYRSEGMTVSGNLPLQILGMFLGCVVVYTALFSAGSFIYGNMMLGIGLATVSILSVAILVSFWRRF from the coding sequence ATGCAACTCACACTCCTCGATCAGGCCATCATTGCGGCCTTTTTTATCGTTTCGCTCATTATCGGAATTGTTGTTTCGCGCAAGGCCGGAAGCAGTTCAGCAGAGTTTTTCCTTTCGGGAAGAAACATGCCCTGGTGGCTGTTGGGAATTTCGATGGTAGCAACGACCTTCTCGGCAGATACGCCCAATTTGGTAACGGATATCGTTCGTAAGAATGGCGTTTCGGGCAACTGGGTCTGGTGGGCGTTTCTGCTGACAGGAATGCTGACAGTTTTTGTCTATTCCAAGCTGTGGAGGAGGTCTGGCGTACTCACCGATCTGGAGTTCTATGAGATACGTTACGGAGGAAAAAGTGCGGCATTTCTCCGAGGTTTCCGAGCTTTGTACCTCGGTGTTTTCTTCAATGTGATGATCATGGCCACGGTGTGTTTGGCCGCCATCAAGATCGGTGGCGTGATGCTTGGGCTTTCGCCCGAACAAACGCTGTTGATTGCAAGTGTTGTCACGGTTCTTTACAGTTCGATGGGAGGTTTGCGTGGCGTTCTGATCACCGATTTCTTTCAGTTCATTTTGGCGATGGTCGGAACGGTTTGGGCAGCGAATGTGATGCTCGACCTGCCGCAGGTTAACGGATTGGAAAACCTGTTGGCGCATCAGGAAGTAGCTTCATTGACCAATTTTCTTCCAGACTTCTCTGATACCGAAGCATTGATTCCATTGCTCATTATTCCGTTGGCGGTGCAGTGGTGGAGCGTTTGGTACCCAGGTGCGGAACCAGGTGGTGGCGGATACATTGCGCAGCGAATGTTGGCCGCAAAAGATGAACAGAACGCGATGGGCGCAACCTTGCTTTTCAATATTGCGCATTACGCTTTGCGACCTTGGCCTTGGATCATCATCGCCTTGTGTTCGGTCATAGTTTTTCCTGACCTGAAAAGTATTTCCAATGCTTTCCCGAATGTTGACATAGGAATAATAAATGATGACATCGCTTATCCCGCCATGCTCACTTTACTGCCTACCGGATTGCTTGGGCTGGTGATCGCTTCTATCATTGCGGCATTCATGAGTACCATTTCAACCCACCTGAATTGGGGCAGTTCGTATGTGGTCAACGATTTCTACCAGCGTTTTGTGAAGCCTGATGCTTCCGAAAAGGAACTGGTGATGGTGGGTCGCATAACTACGGTACTTCTAATGGCGTTCGCAGCTTTGTTCGCCTTGGTCTTGAATAACGCTTTGCAGGCGTTTGAAATTCTGCTGCAAGTTGGAGCTGGCACGGGTCTTATCTTCATCCTGCGCTGGTTCTGGTGGCGCATCAATGCGTGGACGGAGATCAGCGGGATGGTGATCTCATTCCTTGTGGCCATCTTCTTCCATATTATTAATCCGAAATTTGAACTTATTGAGATTGCCGCACATTGGAATTTGGTGATCGGTGTTGCAATTACCACCATTGGTTGGTTGGCCGTTACCTTTCTAACGCAGTCCGAAACAGAAGAAACGTTGAAAGGCTTCTGCGCCAAGGTCAATCCGACAATCGGTTGGAAGAACTATCGTTCCGAAGGAATGACAGTTTCCGGAAATCTGCCTTTGCAAATTCTTGGGATGTTCCTCGGTTGTGTAGTGGTTTACACCGCACTTTTCTCCGCTGGCTCTTTCATCTACGGAAATATGATGCTTGGCATAGGGTTGGCAACCGTTTCGATACTTTCTGTAGCGATTCTTGTTTCCTTCTGGAGAAGGTTCTAA